One genomic window of Mercenaria mercenaria strain notata chromosome 2, MADL_Memer_1, whole genome shotgun sequence includes the following:
- the LOC123563739 gene encoding uncharacterized protein LOC123563739, translated as MSCFDYKWKVFLGSILVCMVLLATTVYRSYSDDKEPSPREWSNKLPFLVGNIAKSGTKDKITLLAKVIHNAKKYVRGSKTSDYLHEAISIMNYILQDINLDAERLYERSGAVSTSVCPETFKGGSFGFPLYYKGFETDDCGNNVSLSNTVTVIKYIDTKPTDEKSSSVKLDQFLSSVYYTLDKVSTFIAVGSTTLLNNLNTKYQLVKVVQSNDQSAGSALNSIIREVKTPYVLVARDIKMLTSDSRLERLIMELESLNVVAVGGSFRDSNGRWKKGCFQTVYRNYTLKYIEGYDESFHECLFCDYVQGPFVTTTEYLKQNSFQNMNENDGLYEDWFLRMFQKGKEIIVCPDSMFHVDGQVQIVKTESDWKQFAQNWNLFEVLTPKGYTFTRGCKRQDTSSRPSQALSPCAVQKINNGIKTIMRICEEIGVICELEEGTAIGAVKFGKVLPWDLDFDLRFLATNCSKCKQLESAFKTTADLNIARFSSSCCNKKLKPGERDNFAIYYQGYYGDFTAFPALDSDILSKAGIAPTKILFDGQWVNVPRNPGMFVRNRYGKEIYQHAEHWRYTSGRKTSSMINYTTNTFLPCKEPGWHDCLDRYNADGDLQFVEMLP; from the coding sequence AAAGAGCCTTCACCGAGAGAATGGTCAAACAAGCTTCCTTTCCTCGTTGGGAATATAGCCAAGAGTGGAACCAAAGACAAGATAACTTTGCTAGCAAAAGTCATTCACAATGCAAAGAAATATGTGAGAGGATCAAAAACTTCCGACTACCTACATGAGGCTATATCTATAATGAATTATATACTTCAAGACATAAATCTGGACGCAGAAAGATTGTATGAAAGGTCTGGTGCGGTATCAACATCTGTTTGTCCAGAAACATTTAAGGGTGGCAGTTTCGGCTTCCCTTTGTATTACAAAGGGTTTGAGACAGACGACTGTGGTAATAACGTGTCACTATCtaatacagtaactgttattaaatatatagataCAAAACCAACAGATGAAAAATCTTCGTCGGTTAAACTTGATCAGTTCCTTTCGTCTGTGTATTACACTTTGGATAAAGTAAGTACTTTTATAGCTGTAGGTTCAACAACGTtactaaataatctgaatacAAAATATCAGTTGGTAAAAGTAGTTCAGTCAAACGATCAGTCAGCGGGATCAGCGCTCAACAGTATAATAAGAGAAGTGAAAACACCGTATGTTTTAGTTGCAAGGGATATAAAGATGCTAACAAGTGATTCAAGATTAGAAAGATTGATTATGGAACTAGAAAGTTTAAATGTGGTCGCTGTGGGCGGTTCGTTTCGTGATTCGAATGGACGGTGGAAAAAAGGCTGTTTTCAAACTGTTTATCGAAAttacactttgaaatatatagaAGGTTATGACGAATCTTTTCACGAGTGCCTGTTTTGTGATTATGTACAGGGACCTTTTGTTACAACTACTGAATACCTAAAACAgaattcatttcaaaatatgaatgaaaacgaTGGGTTGTACGAAGACTGGTTTCTAAGAATGTTTCAAAAGGGCAAGGAGATAATTGTTTGTCCTGACTCAATGTTCCATGTTGACGGCCAAGTTCAGATTGTAAAGACAGAATCAGACTGGAAACAGTTTGCTCAAAATTGGAATTTATTTGAAGTTCTAACACCAAAAGGGTATACATTTACCCGAGGCTGTAAAAGGCAAGACACCTCAAGTAGGCCATCACAAGCATTGTCGCCGTGTGCTGTGcagaaaattaataatggcataAAGACTATAATGCGAATATGTGAGGAAATCGGTGTTATATGTGAACTAGAAGAAGGCACTGCGATAGGTGCTGTAAAGTTTGGAAAAGTTCTCCCGTGGGACTTGGACTTTGATTTAAGATTCCTAGCTACAAACTGTTCGAAATGCAAGCAGCTTGAAAGTGCTTTCAAAACAACTGCAGATTTAAACATTGCTCGTTTTTCATCATCTTGTTGCAACAAGAAACTTAAACCAGGTGAGAGAGATAATTTTGCAATTTATTACCAAGGTTACTATGGTGATTTTACCGCATTTCCTGCCTTGGACAGTGATATTCTTAGTAAGGCCGGCATAGCACCAACAAAAATACTGTTTGACGGACAATGGGTAAACGTTCCAAGAAATCCTGGAATGTTCGTGAGAAATAGatatggcaaagaaatatatcaacaTGCTGAACATTGGAGATATACTAGCGGTAGGAAAACATCGAGCATGATTAATTACACAACTAATACTTTTTTGCCATGCAAGGAACCTGGATGGCATGATTGTTTGGACAGATATAACGCAGATGGCGACTTGCAGTTCGTTGAAATGCTTCCGTAA